Genomic window (Gemmatimonadaceae bacterium):
CGCTCGCGCCGGGGTGGTGGTCGAGCAACGTGTACCCGGACGACCTGAAGAAGACACCTGGGGGATCGGGCGATGCACGCACGGACGGCATACGCGAATATCGCTTTCGTCACAAGGATGGCCGCTATCGCTGGATGCGCGACGACCAGCGCATCGTGACCGACGACGCCAGCGGGCGGGCGCACGTAGTCGGAACGTGGCTCGACATCACGGAGCAGCGGCAGCTCGAGGAGCAGCTCCGTCACGCGCAGAAGATGGAAGCGATCGGTACGCTGGCGGGCGGTGTGGCGCACGACTTCAACAACATCCTCACGGTGGTCACGTCGTACGCCGAGCTGCTTTCGCGTACGGAGGACGATCCCAACCGCCGCTGCGATCTCGACGAGATCGTCGCCGCCGCGCGGCGCGCGACGCTGCTCACACGCCAACTGCTCACCTTCAGCCGGAAGACGATCGCCGAGCCGCAGTCCATCAGCGTGAGCTACGTCGTGGCTCGCCTTGGCGGCATGCTGCGGCGCCTGCTCAAGGAGAACGTCAAGCTCGTTCCGCGCTTGAGCGACGATGTCGCACCCATCGTCGGCGATCCGAACCAACTCGAACAGGTGGTGATGAATCTCGTGATCAATGCCGCCGACGCGATGCCCGATGGCGGCACGCTCGTAATCGAGACGCAGAACGTCGAGCTCGACGACGAGTACGCGCGGGCGCACGGCGGCGTGACCGCCGGCCGCTACGTGATGCTCGCCGTCAGCGACACCGGCGCGGGGATCGATCCGAAAATCATGGACAAGATCTACGAGCCGTTCTTCACGACCAAGCCGCCGGGCCAGGGAACGGGGTTGGGTCTCGCCAGCACCTACGCGATCGTGAAAGAGGCGGGCGGCCACATCTGGGTGTACAGCGAGCCGGGAGAAGGCTCGACGTTCAAGGTCTATTTCCCGTGGGAGCGCGGCTCGAAGGCGTCGCCGTCTCCGTCATTGACGCCCTCGGAGTTTCGTATGGTCGGCACGGCGCTGCTCGTCGAAGATGACGCGCGCGTGCGCCGCGCCGTGCGCCGCATGCTCGACCGAATCGGCTTCGACGTGCTCGAAGCCGGGGACGGCGAGGCGGGTCTAGAGGCCGCCGCGGGCCACGACGGCCCGATCGACGTCGTCGTGACCGATCTCATGATGCCGCGGCTCGGCGGCGGCGCATTCGCTCGCCGCCTGGCGCTGACGCGTCCGAACGTTCCCGTGGTGTTCACGTCGGGCTACACCGACGACACGGCGTTCCGGCGCGGGCTTCTGGAGTCAGAATACACGTTCGTCCAGAAGCCGTTTACGCGGGAACACCTCGAGGCAGCGATAGCGAGGGTGACACGAAAGGTCCGGAGTACGGTCGAGGTCTAGCAGGGCTTCGGTCTCCGGTCACCGGTGACCGGTGACCGGTGACCGGTCTTCAGGGCACCGCCTTCGTCGTATCGCGGACCGTCGGGTACTTGATCCCGAGCTGATCGAGGTACGTCTTGTACTTCGTGGGATCGTAGTAGTACTTCCGCATCTCCGGGCGGTACTTGTCCATGATCGCCTTGTTGAGCCAGATCGCCGGCTGGTCCTCGGCGCGCATGAGCGGGAAGTACTTGATCTCCTTCGTCTGCACGTTGCGGAAGTAGTCCCACGCCTGCGTGACGACGGTCGGCTTGGTCATGAGATCGAGCACCGTCATCGCCTGCACCTTGGCGCCCGCGACGACCCCCTTGTGCGCGATCGGCGTCGCCATGGCGATGGCGTTCCACCAGCTATGGCCGGGCAGTCCGGGAATGTTCGACGGATAGCGGAGCGTCACCGTCGGCAGATTCCACGACACATCGCCGATATCGTCGCTTCCGCCGCCGCGCAGATCTTCGGTCCGCGGCGGCGCTGGCAGCTCCGTCATCGTCCGGTCGGAGAGACCGCGCGGATTCTTCTGGCCGTACTCGCGCTGCACGCCCTTGGCCATCGTCTGATCGGCCTCGCTCCACTGCGGCATGCCGACCGCCTTGATGTTCTGGAACATGTCGTCGGCGATGACCTTGTTGAAATGGCCCGACCAGCCGGAGCCGAGGATGTTCACCGAGGCCAGCTTGGTGCTCGTCATCATCGCGGCGGCGCGGGCCATCGTGTCGCCGAGCGCGAACAATCCCTGCACGAGCGGCGAGTCGGTCTCGCGGAAGAAGTACCAGACGGACGCCGTCGGCGGCACGACGTTCGGCTGGTCGCCGCCGTCCGTGATGACGTAGTGCGAACGTTGGGTCAGGGGCAGGTGCTCGCGGCGGAAGTTCCAACCCACGTCCATCAGCTCGACCGCGTCGAGCGCACTGCGGCCCGCCCACGGAGCGCCCGCCGCGTGCGCGGCCTGTCCGGTGAAGTTGAAGCGCGCGCTGATCAGCGCGTTCTGTCCGGACTGCCCGTACGAGACGCCCAGATCCGAGCCGACGTGGGCGAACAGCACGATGTCGACGTCCTTGAACATGCCGGCGCGCACGAA
Coding sequences:
- a CDS encoding ATP-binding protein, translating into MTPRPRDDARIAEQGGRIRPRASLRSRVALAIVGVSAAVVASFGAVVHRQMTESATAAATEHLERAAREVASMLGAQAKNMRTAIAAVAADSDVVKFLRQPSERGAEGAREAMKSLSPMPGAADAELWNASGIRTRASVSSWPVMPGAARTALMKIVGGHDSTIVTPLSVRDSALVYEIISRVGSASAPLGYVVLRRHLTTPGVDGSAQLRAMVGTDASILLGNVDDDVWTDLKYPVPRPSLAAARIPGIVELEEPRIGAVFASSHPIASTPWSLVIAFPRATVLKDVREGMIAIIIFGLAVLFIAAAMSWRLSGAFTRPLVDLATAAERITGGDYDRPLTVRGDDEIGAAASAFNRMATSLRGSRSELEAKVAEAASTARRLERVITSSGAVLYELAPRDGVMRITWISDNVPDLLGYTLAEALAPGWWSSNVYPDDLKKTPGGSGDARTDGIREYRFRHKDGRYRWMRDDQRIVTDDASGRAHVVGTWLDITEQRQLEEQLRHAQKMEAIGTLAGGVAHDFNNILTVVTSYAELLSRTEDDPNRRCDLDEIVAAARRATLLTRQLLTFSRKTIAEPQSISVSYVVARLGGMLRRLLKENVKLVPRLSDDVAPIVGDPNQLEQVVMNLVINAADAMPDGGTLVIETQNVELDDEYARAHGGVTAGRYVMLAVSDTGAGIDPKIMDKIYEPFFTTKPPGQGTGLGLASTYAIVKEAGGHIWVYSEPGEGSTFKVYFPWERGSKASPSPSLTPSEFRMVGTALLVEDDARVRRAVRRMLDRIGFDVLEAGDGEAGLEAAAGHDGPIDVVVTDLMMPRLGGGAFARRLALTRPNVPVVFTSGYTDDTAFRRGLLESEYTFVQKPFTREHLEAAIARVTRKVRSTVEV
- a CDS encoding peptidase dimerization domain-containing protein; this encodes MRSRLLVPALLLTVSLPLVAQGRGGRGGPDNRPEVTFPVDLPADDAKLAAMKKEAIRLVDSLSTLSQQMVDEVFSFGELGMQEEETSKYLTGILEKNGFKVTRGFAGIPTAWYATWGSGKPVISLGSDVDDIPQANQKPGVGYKDPLVAGAPGHGEGHNSGVPMNITAAIAVKRIMEREHMTGTIHLWPGIAEEQMAAKAYFVRAGMFKDVDIVLFAHVGSDLGVSYGQSGQNALISARFNFTGQAAHAAGAPWAGRSALDAVELMDVGWNFRREHLPLTQRSHYVITDGGDQPNVVPPTASVWYFFRETDSPLVQGLFALGDTMARAAAMMTSTKLASVNILGSGWSGHFNKVIADDMFQNIKAVGMPQWSEADQTMAKGVQREYGQKNPRGLSDRTMTELPAPPRTEDLRGGGSDDIGDVSWNLPTVTLRYPSNIPGLPGHSWWNAIAMATPIAHKGVVAGAKVQAMTVLDLMTKPTVVTQAWDYFRNVQTKEIKYFPLMRAEDQPAIWLNKAIMDKYRPEMRKYYYDPTKYKTYLDQLGIKYPTVRDTTKAVP